The nucleotide sequence GCTGGGAACGATAAAGTTGTTTCTATCTCTGGAATTACCCTAAGTGGTGAAGATGCTAACAACTATCACCTAGTTTCATCTACAGACACTGCTACAGCTAATATCACAAAAAGAGATATCAATGCCTCTTTTGTAGCGACTAACAAAACTTATGACGGTAGTTCCAGTGCCAATGTTTCATTTAACTCTTGGGATAACTTAGTTGAAAATGATGTTCTTAATGCTTCTAATATAACTGCTTCTTTTAACGATAAAAATGCTGGAAACGATAAAGTCGTTACTATCGACAATATCTCCCTTTCCGGCGAAGATGCTGATAACTACAACTTACTTTCTTCTGACTCTACAAAGGCTGATATCAACAAAAGAGATATCAATGCTTCATTTGTAGCAACTAACAAAACTTATGATGGTAGTTCCAGTGCCAATGTTTCATTTAACTCTTGGGATAACTTAGTTGAAAATGATGTTCTTAATACTTCTAGTATAACTGCTTCTTTTAACGATAAAAATGCTGGGATCGATAAAGTCGTAACTATCGACAATATCTCTCTTACCGGTGATGATGCTGATAACTACAACTTAGTTACTTCTAACTCTTCTTCAGCTGATATCAACAAAAGAGATATCAATGCTTCTTTTGTAGCGACTAACAAAACTTATGACGGTAGTTCCAGTGCCAATGTTTCATTTAACTCTTGGGATAACTTAGTTGAAAACGATGACCTTAATGCTTCTAGTATAACTGCTTCTTTTAATGATAAAAATGCTGGAAACGATAAAGTCGTAACTATCGACAATCTCTCTCTTACCGGTGATGATGCTGATAACTACAACTTAGTTACTTCTAACTCTTCTTCAGCTGATATCAACAAAAGAGATATCAATGCTTCTTTTGTTACTTCAGACAAAACTTATGACGGTAGTTCCAGTGCCAATGTTTCATTCAACTCTTGGGATAGCTTAGTTGAAAACGATGACCTTAATACTTCTAGTATAACTGCTTCTTTTAACGATAAAAATGCTGGAAACGATAAAGTCGTTACTATCGACAATATCTCTCTTACCGGTGATGATGCTGATAACTACAACTTAGTTACTTCTAACTCTTCTTCAGCTGATATCAACAAAAGAGATATCAATGCTTCTTTTGTTACTTCAGACAAAACTTATGACGGTAGTTCCAGTGCCAATGTTTCATTCAACTCTTGGGATAGCTTAGTTGAAAACGATGACCTTAATACTTCTAGTATAACTGCTTCTTTTAACGATAAAAATGCTGGAAACGATAAAGTCGTAACTATCGACAATATCTCTCTTACCGGTGATGATGCTGATAACTACAACTTACTTTCTTCTGACTCTACAAAGGCTGATATCAACAAAAGAGATATCAATGCTTCTTTTGTTACTTCAGACAAAACTTATGACGGTAGTTCCAGTGCCAATGTTTCATTTAACTCTTGGGATAACTTAGTTGAAAATGATGACCTTAATGCTTCTAGTATAACTGCTTCTTTTAACGATAAAAATGCTGGAAACGATAAAGTTGTAACTATCGACAATATCTCTCTTACCGGCGAAGATGCTGATAACTACAACTTACTTTCTTCTGACTCTACAAAGGCTGATATCAACAAAAGAGATATCAATGCTTCTTTTGTTGCTAGTAACAAGATTTATAATGGTGAAACACTTACAGAATTAAAATTTAGTAGTTGGGATAATTATCTAAATAGTGATGACCTCTCTGTAGATAATTATGTTGGAAATTTTGTAGACCCATATTCAGGAAATAATAAAGATATAATAGTTACAGATACTATCTTAACTGGAAAGGATAAAGATAACTATAATTTAGTTGGATCGACTTCCACAAAAGCTGATATTACTGAAAATAAAGTTGAATATATACTAGCCTCTATCGATAACACAACTAGTATAAAAACTCCTATTTCCAATGATATTAAAACTCCTATAGATTCACTCCAAAGAAAGGGTAATAATATACAAAGAGAGGATATAGTTTCTACTCCTAAGATTGCTAGTAAAACTAAAAAGGTAACTCATTCTGAAGTTCAGTCTATGCAAGGAACAACAGAAACTAAAGTTCCCATTGGAGAAAATTCTATCCTTACTATAAATGGTTCCGGAGTAAATTTAACTTCTAAAGATACTCAAGTTGAACAAATATTTTATGTGACAGAGTATATAAACGATAAATAGACTTTAAAGGAGAAAATTATGAAACCAATTAAAAACATACTAATTTTATCTTTATTTTGTACCAACTTCCTCTATGGTAATAATGTTCCAAATATAGGGAGTGTTTTACAAGAAGTAAAAAAATCCCAAGGTGTAGAGGAAAGAAAAAGTGGAGATATCCCACAAGTAGGCGGTATAGATCTAATACAAGAAGAACTCCCAGATGATGTGGGACAAAAAATTCTAATTAAAGGCTTCAAATTTGAAGGCAATTATAGTGTCGATACTGAAATTTTACAAGAGATACTAGCCTCCTATGAGGGAAAAAAACTTACCTTTTCACAAGTGAAGTATGCTGTATCTATTATTACCAAGCACTATCGTAATCAAGGTTTTTTTGTAGCTAGAGCTTATATTCCTAAAGATCAAGATTTCAAAGGTAATATCATAAAAATAAATGTTATTGAGGGATTATATGGAAACTTTAATCTCGAAAACAATAGTGGTGTAAAAGACTTTATTGTCCAAGGATATCTTGATAATACAAAGACAAGCGGGTCATCAAGAAGTGCTTCTGTAGAAAAAAATTCCATCGAAAGAACCCTTCTTTTATTAAATGACCTTCCAGGAGTTGTTATTACCAAAGCTGAGGTGAAACCTGGCAATAAACCCCTTACTAGTGACTTTGATATCGTTGCTTCAAAAGGTTCTTCCTATGACGGCTATTTTATAGGTGATAACTACGGTGGTAAATATACTGGTAAGGAAAGGCTTATGGCTGGAACAACTATCAATTCACCACTCTCACTAGGTGATCAGCTGTCATTAAATGGTATGATAACCGATGCTAGTGATATAATAAGTGGAAGTGCCTCCTATAGTCTTCCTATATACTATAGTGGACTTATCGGTAGTTTTGGATATGATCAAACAGAGTATGAGCTATCTGGAAAATACAGTAGCCTAGATGCTAAGGGAACATCTAAATCCTTCTATGGAAAGTTATCCTATCCTATAATTAGAAGTAGACTTGAAAACCTCTATATCAGTACAAGAATAGACAGTTCTGACCTAGAAGACAAATATGATGCTTTTGACGAAACTGAAAATAAAAGATTAGATAAGATCAATATAGGACTAGATTACGATAAAGAAGGTGTTTTTCTTAGCCGTGATTTCTATACAAACTCTTCTATTATAGTAACTTATGGACATTTAGATATTAAAGAAGCTGATAAAAAAGAGATTAATGAACAAGGAGCTAATACCCAAGGTGATTTTTCAAAAATCAACTTAGAAAACTCTAACTTAATCTATTTGACCGATCTATTATCACTAAAAACATCTATCTGCTATCAACATACCCTACAAGATAAAAATTTAGATGGTAGCGAAGACTTATCTATAGGTGGAGCATATGGTGTAAAACTATATCCAGATGGTGAGCTAAGTGCAGAAAATGGATATTTAGCAAATGTTGAACTTGCCTACCAATTACCATATATCTATAATGTTGGTAACAAGGTAGGAATTTTCTATGATATTGGTAGAGTTTATATGACAAATAATGCTGATAAAGTAGGCTTTAAAAGTAGAACTCTCCAAGATGTTGGGATATCATACTATATAGACTACAAGAACTTCTTCTTAAATTTCTATGCTGCCTATAAGATAGATAATGAAAATATAGAATCTGAACCTGACTATAACGCTAGATATATGGTTTCCACTGGATGGACTTTTTAATTATATCTTGGATATATAAACCATTTACTAAACCATAAGATTTTTATTTAAATATGAAGGTTTGGGAACGATTACTTCATGCATTTTTCACAGATCAATAAAGAAGGATTTAAAACTTTAAACGAGGGAGCAGAAGTAACTTTTGAAATCACTCAAGGTGATAAAGGCCCTCAAGCTTCAAACATAGAAACTGTATAATTATGTAAAATTTTAAATATTAAAAGAGGTAGAAATTTCTACCTCTTTTTTATTTGCCGTTTTTAGATATTAAATGCTACTATTCAACCCAATATCCTGCCTTGTTCATAGTATTAGCGCAGATTACCCTGCCTGGATTTTCCTTAATTTCTTTCATTGATATTAACGGCATATACATCCACGCATCATAGTGCTCTTCCGGGATATCATAAGTTGGTTTATATCCTATCTCTTTTATAGCATTTTTTATAAATCCGTATCTAGGATAAAAATCTAAGTGTCCTAAAACAAAAACAATATCTGTTTTTAATTCTTTTAATCTTTTTACTCCTTCATCTATAAGTTTTCCGCCAATTCCTAATTTTTGGTACTCCTTAATAATTCCCATAGGTGCTAGAATATAAGTCGATAGGTTATTTTTATCATTCTCTATTTTAGATTTTGAAAAAATTATATGCCCGACAGCTTCTCCATCAACAAATGCAAGCAATGATATTACAGGTTTGGCAGTTTCATCCTCTAAAAGATCGGTAACTAAAGTTACTATCTCCTCTTCCCCATAATTCTTAAACGCATCTCTATTAACCTTTATTACATCCTCATAGTCAAGTTTGGTTGTTTCTCTTATTTCTATATTCAATTTAGTTCTCCTTTAATTCTTATTTTTATCTGTTTCTTTCTCCAAAATTACTTCTTAATACAAACATAGTTCCACTCCCTGAATTCACCAAGCCTCTTAAAATATAGTCAGAGCCTGTAATTCTTACGATTTATTTAAAGTGCTCTATAGCTACTTTATAGGGACATAATAACATAGTTATATCAAAAAATAAATCACTTTTTTCCTGTTAAAACTAGACTCAAATTTTACTCTCTAAAACCCTAAAATATAGAGTATTGATCCTACTATTAAAGCTGGAATTATATTATAAAGTGTAGTAATAATGGCAGATTTCCGATCGATAGCCAATAACGGGAAAAGTGCATCCCCATCATTACATATGGCATTGGCCATAAGAGCAGAAAACGGTATTACTCCATTTATAAAGAGTGTTGTCAATATAATCTGTGGACCGCATCCTGGAATTATACCTATGACAACAGCTGCAAGGATAACTATAAAACCTGGCTGGCTCATAAAGTTGGCAACAACAGTTTCTCCTCCTACAGATCCAACAAAAACTTCATAGGAGAAAAGAGCTATAAATACCCACATAATAACAAAAGCTGTCTCTTCTGCATTGTGTATAAGTGTTTCTTTGAAAGAATTCATCTTACTCTCCACTTCAGCATGATTTTCATCGGATATGATTTTTTTACTGATAATAGTATAGATCACTGAAAACATAGTCCCTATAAAACCTAAAACACTCAAATCTTTTATAAAAAATATGTTATCTACATCTCTTTGTAGAAGATTTAAAACTGCCAGGGGAAATGAAAAAATAATCAAAGTCCAAAAGATTTTATACCCTAGCGTATGTCTAAATTTATGAAAGGTTCCTGCCATGCTTTTCCCGTGATGAAGAGCTATATCTACAGCATCCCCCTCTTCGTGCCCTAGGTGTTTGAATGTGTAGATTTTGTTTTCTGTATTCAATTCAAATTCTGTGGGTTCCCTTCTAAACATTTCATGTTCTTTTTCCAGCTCATATTTTGTCTTAGTTTTTTTAAGTATATTTTTTCCTATCCCAAAATAATCAATAATGTAACCTGTTACTATAGCTACTATAAACGAAATTATAGATACAGCAGCAAATATTTTAGGAGATTTTACTAACAATAAAAAAGCTGCATCTCCCATTGTAGCTATAAGGGTTGCTACTATAGTTCCAAAACTTACCTTTCCCAAATGATAGAGAGGCATGACCATTATGGCTCCTCCACACCCTGGTGTCATCCCTAGAAAAGCTCCCAAAAGTACCTGAATTTTTTTATTTTTTTCCATTTTATCGATGAGTCTTCCCTCGGTCTTGAAATTAATATAGCCTAAAATTAAAAGAGGTATTGCAACGAATGTCCCAACCTCTACAAATGAACCTACTGCTGTTTCATAAAATATATTTTTTATATCCATAATTTTACTCCTTTTTTTATTTAATAATATCTTTAAAATTTATTATTCAACATTAGATTACCACTTTAAAAATGTTTTGTAAATGTTTTTCTTTCTAATTATTTGAATATCAAATTAATGTATTTTTTAAAGTACAAATTTATTGTTACCTGATATTAAATTTTGGGTTAGACAATAAAAATTAAAGATGCTACAATCTAAAATATAAATAAAAAAGGAGGCGATAATAATGAAAAATTTAAGAGGTAGCAGTACAATTTAATAAAAAGAGGATGTTTGATAAAACAATTATAACCATAGAACTTAACTTACTCATAGTATTTTTAGGTGCTTAAATTTATTGTTATTTATTCAAGACAACTCTTTCTCAGGAGTTTAGGTTTGTATCAATAGCTATTAGTTTAAGTAAATTAAAGTCTATTTAGATATTTCTAGATAGGCTTTTTTTGATACAAATTATTCCCCTAGAGTTTATACAAAGGAGGTATAGTAGAAAAAATTATTAGAAATACTTATTTATTAATTGAGGAGATGAAATATGAAAATAAAAAAAATAGAAAAAGAGACATTAAAAGATTATTTGGGATTAAAAAAAATTATAGTCGATTATTTTAAATATATATATAGGGGAGATATTCTATCGGGAAAAAAATATAATTTCGAAGATCATGGAGAGCATGTCATGTCTTTAGTTACTGAAGATAATGATACAAATATGATGGTTGCTTCGGAAAATGGTATTATTCTAGGATTTATCATGTATGATCGATATAATTTTAAAAAGACCGTTACTGGGAGAATTTGCGAATTATATGTGGATCCAAATGCCAGAAACACTAATATTGGCTCAAAGCTGGTTACCCTGGTAGAAGAAGAATTAGCTACAAAATCATATTATATAACTGCTGATAAGGATGCTGTAAATTTTTGGAAGAAAAACGGATACCACCATATTGACGAAACTGCTGACAACGGAAACAGGATTTTTATTAAAAATTTATAAAATCAATTAATTAATAATAATGGGAGATGAAACCCAACTGTGAGCCTTTTTTAGGGTCTAAACTACTGTAATTAAACCTAAAATCATACCCTAAAAACGTCTATTGAGGAGACAGTTTGTCTTTTTGATAGACGTTCTGTCAATTGAATATACAAGTTTAAAAATTTGTCCTCTAGCCCAATGTTTTCAATCGTTTGGTGACCTTCTTATTTAATGTATAACTATTTAAACTTTTAAGGAGAAAATCTACAAGAAAAAGAGTCTCTCATGATATAATATTTGGAAATCTATAAGCTAGAGATTTAGGAGGAATAAATTGAAAAAATTAATGATAACAATTTTCTTTATTGTAACCATAATGGCAGAAGCACATCCCCATGTATTTTTAGAAACCTTTGTAGAGCTTAAAATAGAGGATGACCTCTTAAAGGGAGTTAACTTTATCGTAATTATGGATGAGATGAATAGTTTAATCTATCTTTCTCTTTACGATCTTGATAATGATGGGAATTTAAATGAAGCGGAATTTAAAGCTTTAGCTGATGAAAATTTTGAAGGGATTAGCGGCAAAAACAGCCATTTCCATATAAAATATAACCAAAGCATTGTAGATATAGATGAATTTGTTATAAAAGATGTCTTTATGGATAATAATAATCTTATTTATAAACTTTATATACCTTTTGAACTTAAAATAAATTCAGGAGATAAAATGAATATTTCTATCTATGATGAGGAATATTATTATGATTATGTCTATGATAAAAATTATTTCTTAAAAAATAATATAGAAAGATTTTTAAAATACGATCTGATAGAAAACGAAAATGTCAGTTACTACATGGGAAATCTTAATCCAGTTGAATTTGAGGTGAAGTTTTGAAAAAAAAAATAAAGTTAATATTACTTATAATCTTGTTTATGGGGTTGTTTTATATTTTTAAGAGTTATAATCAATTAATTTTCAGAAAAATTGTTAATATTCAGAGAGAAATAGTTGCAAATATCAGCGGAAATTTTCGGGGTGATGGAAGTATTTACTTAGGTATAATTACATTGTTTTTATACGGAGTGGTTCATTCTATAGGTCCTGGTCATGGGAAAATCATTTTATCTTCTGCTGTTCTTATCGAAAAAATAACTTTTAAAAAAATTATTTTTTTAGCTGGAATAATAGCATATTGTCAAGGAATCAGTACATTTATTTTATATAAGTTGTTTGCATTTATTGGAAAACAACTTTTACCTGTTTTGAATTTTAAAATTGAAAACCATGGTAGAACGATGACAGCGATATTACTAGTAATTATGGGGCTGTACCTATTCTATAAAGAATTTAAAAGAGAAAGTCATTCTTGCAGATCTTCTGCCAGCAAAAATATTTTTCTGGCTTCTTTTTTCCTAGGGATTGTTCCCTGCAGTGGAATATTAAACATATTACTTTTTTTAAACATATTGAAATTAAGCCAGTATGGAGTTATTAGTATTTTAGCTGTTTGTACGGGAGTATTTATTACATTAGTTTTTAGTGGGCTGTTAAGCAATTTTTTTAGTAATGAGGTTATCAAAATTAAAGGGTCATTTATTGTATCCCTTAGATACATTGGAATTATAGTTATGATATTATATGGGATTAATATTATTGTTTAGATTTAATTAAAAAGAGAGCATCTTAAAAATTTTAAGGTGTTCTCTTTTTTTAGAAGAATAATTTAAAACTCCTTTTCCTTATTTCTGATATTTATTATCTGAAAAGAAATGAAGAATAAATAAAATTCTAAGGACGGACTCTGTTTCTTAGTGAGATGCCTGACGGACATGGTAGATCTGACGAAACTCGTAATACATCTACTGAAAAGTTAAATAACATCTAGAAAAAGGATTACTCTCTTTAATTATAGAGTTTTAGTGTGTCTCTATAGAGATCCGCGTTCTATGAATTAGTATAAGTTGACGGTAAAAGACAGGAGGAAAAATCATATATAAATAATATTTATTGACAAAACCAGAATAAATTACTATAGTTTAAACGTGCATATGCACAATACTTGTAAGAGTTATTAAAATATTATTCATAAAAGTTTATACGGAGATGATCAACAGATGGAAAAGAAAATATTATTTACTTCGGAGTATGTATCACCGGGACACCCGGATAAAATTTCAGATCAAATATCAGATGCAGTATTAGATGTCTGCTTAAAAGGTGACCCAAATTCCAGAGTAGCCTGTGAAGTTTTCTGTACAACAGGACAAGTTGTGGTAGGAGGAGAGATTACTACCAGCACTTATGTAGATGTTCAGAAAATTGTAAGGGAAAAGATCAAGGAGATAGGGTATGAGGAAGGGATGGGATTTGATTCAAATTGCGGAGTGATAAACTTAATTTGTTCCCAATCACCTGATATTGCCATGGGTGTAGATAAAGGGGGAGCAGGAGATCAGGGAATAATGTTTGGAGGAGCTGTGAGAGAAACTCCAGAGCTTATGCCCTTGGCATTGGTTCTCTCTAGGGAGATTATTAAAAGATTAACTCAAATGACCAGATCAAAGGAAATTACTTGGGCAAGACCTGATGCCAAATCACAGATAACTCTGGCTTACGATGAAGATGGAAATATTGATTATGTTGATACAGTAGTAGTATCTGTACAGCATCACCCAGAAGTGACACAGAGTGAAATACATAAAACGATCATAGAGGAGGTAGTCAACCCTGTTCTAAAAAAATATAAGATAGATCCGGAAGGTGTAAGACATTATCATATCAATCCTACAGGAAGATTTGTAATAGGGGGCCCCCATGGAGATGTAGGACTTACAGGAAGAAAAATAATTGTAGATACTTATGGGGGATATTTCAGACATGGAGGAGGAGCATTCTCCGGAAAGGATCCTTCCAAGGTAGACAGATCTGCAGCATATGCAGCAAGATGGGTTGCAAAAAATATCGTAGGAGCAGATCTTGCAGAAAAATGTGAGGTGCAGCTATCCTATGCAATCGGTGTAGCAGAACCGACCTCTATAAAGATAGATTCTTTCGGAACCGGTAAAATTAGTGACATAGAGATGGCTGATATTGTAAAAAATACATTTGATCTTACCCCTAAAGGGATAGAAAATGACCTTGAATTAAGAAGCGGAAACTTTAACTATCAGGATTTAGCTGCATTTGGTCATATTGGAAGAACAGACATAGATCTTCCCTGGGAAAGATTAAATAGAGTAGACCTAGTTAAATTTCAGCTAAAAAAATAAAATAAAAGACAGGGAGTGATAATAGATGACATCTACAGAAGAAATAATGGCTAATTTGATGTATACAAAAAAATTAATGGATCATTTTATGAATCCTAGAAACGTTGGAGTAATTGAAAACCCTGATGGATATGCAAAAGTAGGAAGCCCGTCTTGTGGAGATATGATGGAAATTTTCTTAAAGATAGAAGATGAAATAATCATCGATGCAAAATTTAGAACATTTGGATGTGCATCAGCTATTGCCTCCTCATCTGTGACAACAGAGATGATCTTAAATAAAACTATAGAAGAAGCATTACAATTGACAAATAAATCTATTGCACAAAATTTAGACGGATTACCAGCATCAAAATTACATTGTTCAGTCTTAGCTGAAGAAGTTATAAATGCAGCAATAGAGGATTATACTTCTAAAAGATAAAAAAATTGACTTGAGTTCATTAGAGCCTAAAAAAAGGACAGTAAATTTACTGTCCTGGCTCTATATATTTTATTTTTTTTAATGACCAAACTTTGATATAGTCCCATCGTCAATACTTTCCCCATCTTTATAGTTTGTTTTCCATTTGACTTCCCCGTCTTTATAATAAGTAGTCCATTCTCCATCTTTCCTTCCGTTTTTATAATTCCCTTTAAGTTTAATTTTTTCAGCCTTATAATAGGTTACCCATTCTCCATCTTTTTTCCCGTTTTTAAAACTTCCTTTATATATAGCTTTTCCATTTTCACAATAAGCAGCCACCTTGGTATCTGTAAATTTGCTTCTAAAACTTCTTTTTTCTTTAGTGTCTTTGCTTTCTAATTGGTTTTGACCCATTGATTTACTATAATTTACTAAACTCATACTAATCATCAATATTAATATTATTTTTTTCATCCCTCTCTCCCCCATTGTATTCTCTTGTAACCAGATACCCCTATTTAAGTCTGCCTTGAAATAACAATAAAATCAAATTTTTAAATTTATTTATAGGCTCTTAAAAGTTTAAACAATATTAGGTACTTATATAAAAAATTAAAGTACTCAACTAAAAATGATATTGAAATTAACAAAGACTCTCATTATGGTACACTCTAACTAATATTGCAGGGTAATAATTTATTCTTTTCTCCTCTATCTTAACCATCTCAACTTATTTTTAAATACTAAAGTCTCTAACAAACCATGATTATACCAAAAAAATAGTCAAAATAGTTGATTTAGTGGGACAAATATAGTATAATACTAAAGAATACGATATGAAGTAAATTAAATGATTACTTAATTGGCGAGGTTTATAATGTTTTATATAGTGTAGATGCAAACCAATTGAACAAAAAAGAAAAATTTAACTTGAAAAATATTTATAGAACTGGGGTTTATTCAGGGTCTCTTTTGAGGCAATGTATTATGCTACTTATGTGGCATATTGTGAGTCTATTAGACGAAACTTAAACACTCTAACTCTATTACCTTTATGGTAGTAGAATTAGAGTGTTTTTTTGTTATTAGGAGGAAAAAATGGAGAAAAAAAAGAAAACAGTACAAAAATCAAAAACAAGGTTAAAAAAACCAAAGTTTGAAACTGATAAACTAAAAGGAAAGACAAAATTATTACATTCTAGAAATATTAATAAGTGGGGATTTGATTTTCACCCGCAAGTATCTATTATTTCTGGATTATTGGTTTTATTCTTTATAGGATCTACTTTAAAAGACCCAATCAGGGTAAATGAAGTTTTAAGTGGGATTAAAGATAATATAACCAACAATTGGAATTGGTTTTTTATTATAAGTGCAAATATATTTTTGGTATTTCCTATCTATCTTATGTTTAGTAAATTAGGAGAGGTTCGATTAGGAGGACCCAAGGCAAAACCAGAATATACTAATTTTGGATGGTATTCTATGCTTATAAGTGCTGGAATGGGTATCGGACTTATGTTCTGGAGTGTAGGAGAACCTCTTTACCACGCCACCGGTAAAATGCCCATAACCGATGGGAATTCTATTGGAGAAGCTTTAGGAGTAACTTTTTATCATTGGGGGTTTCACCCGTGGGGGATCTATGCTTTGGTAGCTCTATCTTTAGCATTTTTTGCATATAACAGAGGGTTACCTCTTTCTTTAAGGTCTGTTTTTTACCCGATATTTAAAGACAAGGTCTTTGGATGGATAGGAGATGTCATAGATATAACTGCTGTAATTTCATGTCTTTTTGGACTGGCTACTTCCCTTGGATTTGGTTCTCAGCAAATAAATGCAGGATTAAATTTTTTATTTGGGATCCCTCAATCACCGAAAATCCAAGTGTTGATTATAGTTGTTATCACACTTATAGCAACTATCTCTGTTGTTTCTGGAATAGGAAAAGGGGT is from Psychrilyobacter atlanticus DSM 19335 and encodes:
- a CDS encoding BCCT family transporter produces the protein MEKKKKTVQKSKTRLKKPKFETDKLKGKTKLLHSRNINKWGFDFHPQVSIISGLLVLFFIGSTLKDPIRVNEVLSGIKDNITNNWNWFFIISANIFLVFPIYLMFSKLGEVRLGGPKAKPEYTNFGWYSMLISAGMGIGLMFWSVGEPLYHATGKMPITDGNSIGEALGVTFYHWGFHPWGIYALVALSLAFFAYNRGLPLSLRSVFYPIFKDKVFGWIGDVIDITAVISCLFGLATSLGFGSQQINAGLNFLFGIPQSPKIQVLIIVVITLIATISVVSGIGKGVRILSELNMKVATVFLIMIIVLGPTLYIVRAFNNGLGFYLNNLISISFFTENGNKWQGSWTIFYWAWWISWSPFVGMFIARISKGRTVREFILAILIVPTLLSFIWMSAFGGTALFQNSIDGGALLDAVNNNVATSLFAMIQNLDISSSFKMILSITGTFLVISFFVTSSDSGSLVVDNLTSGGKTDSPISQRIFWAMMQGTIAAALLIAGGSEALSALQTGVIISGLPFTVMLLAMTYSLHIGLRDDLKKLKQYRSDKLLNKMFNEKIYGEFEKDESVKEI